In Elusimicrobiota bacterium, a single window of DNA contains:
- a CDS encoding PorV/PorQ family protein — MRQPILAVLLLAAALPAAAAGFGATQAGTSGAPFLKLGADARAAGMGGAVRAAVDDATAIYWNPAGLAGLRYRHATMTHGASYQGTFQDFIAYAQPVESPFGRQTGRERDLRPDQLGTLGVAVLYQNSGSLSEIDNTATATGDRFTPQDLAVFLAWGATVSRGLDVGVGLKYVTSKIQGTASTGAVDLGARWRTWLPGEFPYALSLSAQNLGGQLKFREAGDPLPMLVTVGQALRVVKGLVVTLDLNAPRDRSLYPSFGLEWRVPMKQGLSAALRGGYDGRLKSTDSGGLTGVSFGGGLGVQRFGFDYGWSPAGGLGSTHKLSLSYRF, encoded by the coding sequence ATGAGACAACCGATCCTCGCCGTCCTGCTCCTCGCCGCGGCCCTCCCGGCCGCGGCGGCGGGCTTCGGCGCGACCCAGGCGGGTACCAGCGGGGCGCCGTTCCTCAAGCTCGGAGCGGACGCCCGCGCCGCGGGCATGGGCGGCGCCGTACGCGCCGCCGTCGACGACGCGACGGCGATCTACTGGAACCCCGCCGGCCTCGCCGGCCTGCGCTACCGCCACGCGACGATGACCCACGGCGCCTCGTACCAGGGCACCTTTCAGGACTTCATCGCCTACGCCCAGCCCGTGGAATCGCCGTTCGGGCGCCAGACCGGGCGGGAACGCGACCTGCGGCCCGACCAGCTGGGCACGCTCGGCGTCGCCGTCCTCTATCAGAACTCCGGGAGCCTCTCCGAGATCGACAACACCGCGACGGCGACCGGAGACCGCTTCACGCCGCAGGACCTCGCGGTCTTCCTCGCCTGGGGCGCCACGGTCTCGCGCGGCCTCGACGTCGGCGTCGGCCTCAAGTACGTGACCTCGAAGATCCAGGGCACGGCCTCGACCGGCGCCGTCGACCTCGGCGCGCGCTGGCGCACCTGGCTGCCGGGGGAGTTCCCTTACGCCCTGTCCCTCAGCGCGCAGAACCTCGGAGGACAGCTCAAGTTCCGGGAGGCCGGCGACCCCTTGCCCATGCTCGTCACCGTCGGCCAGGCCCTGCGCGTCGTCAAAGGCCTCGTCGTCACCCTCGACCTCAACGCCCCGCGGGACCGCTCGCTCTACCCGAGCTTCGGCCTCGAGTGGCGCGTCCCGATGAAGCAGGGCCTCTCCGCCGCGCTCCGGGGCGGCTACGACGGCCGCCTCAAAAGCACGGATTCAGGAGGCCTGACGGGCGTCTCCTTCGGCGGCGGCCTCGGCGTCCAGCGCTTCGGCTTCGACTACGGCTGGTCGCCCGCCGGCGGCCTCGGCTCCACCCACAAGCTGTCCCTCTCCTACCGCTTCTGA
- a CDS encoding aquaporin: MGGLRAFAAELAGTFALTLAGAGALCLDYATGGRIGPVGVALAYAGGAVTVMHAFPSAVGRFNPAIAVAELAMRRVDALRGVFALGAQLLGAMCAGLFLRAVLSGGRPELLTEPAYLGSCLPVGIGYRAATLVEAVATFFLALAVFASDQPRARRVGPLAVGAATLFGSLVAGPLTGGAMNPARAFGPALAAGFWSMHYVYWVGPLAGAVVAAFAAPYLIHAEENRP, from the coding sequence ATGGGTGGATTGAGGGCGTTCGCCGCCGAGCTGGCCGGGACCTTCGCGCTGACGCTCGCGGGGGCCGGGGCGCTCTGCCTCGACTACGCGACGGGGGGGAGGATCGGCCCCGTGGGCGTCGCGCTCGCCTACGCCGGCGGCGCCGTGACGGTCATGCACGCCTTCCCGTCGGCCGTCGGCCGCTTCAACCCCGCCATCGCCGTCGCCGAGCTGGCCATGCGCCGGGTGGACGCCCTGCGCGGCGTCTTCGCGCTCGGCGCCCAGCTGCTCGGCGCGATGTGCGCGGGCCTGTTCCTCCGCGCGGTCCTCTCCGGCGGCCGGCCCGAGCTCCTGACCGAGCCGGCCTACCTCGGCTCCTGCCTTCCCGTCGGCATCGGCTACCGCGCCGCCACCCTCGTCGAGGCCGTCGCCACCTTCTTCCTCGCCCTGGCCGTCTTCGCCTCCGACCAGCCTCGCGCGCGCCGCGTCGGCCCGCTCGCGGTCGGGGCCGCCACCTTGTTCGGCTCGCTCGTCGCCGGCCCGCTCACCGGAGGCGCGATGAACCCGGCGCGAGCCTTCGGTCCCGCGCTGGCCGCCGGTTTCTGGTCCATGCATTACGTCTACTGGGTCGGCCCGCTCGCCGGAGCGGTCGTCGCCGCCTTCGCCGCCCCTTACCTGATACACGCTGAGGAGAACCGCCCATGA
- a CDS encoding leucyl aminopeptidase, which produces MNVSPLPLKALESDHRDLAVFVYEDAGLAGAKVLSNAAKVALNAKLHEESFKAGVKEVCRIDLDVLGKHRRVFAVGLGKKKGSNSETFRRAAGSLLGAIRSKREKIAVLCSEQPQAIAEGLLLASYKFEEYKKGDADKLTSATIVVQDSGSRVALEKACAKAATYASAVSFARDLVNRGPSDKTPQSVADLASTLEGAGVSVTILDKVACADMGMGSFLGVARGSAQPPVMIHLVYKPKAATKKRVAIVGKGVMFDSGGLSLKPAQSMEDMKCDMAGAASVLAVFKVIAELKPKVEVHGIIGATYNMPGPDAYKPGDVLKAMNGKTIEVWNTDAEGRLVLADALCLAAKQEPQAIVDLATLTGAVVIALGSKVAGIMGNDPKLIGQVKAAGKRADEAFCELPLVEDYKENIKGNIAELLNISKARGEAGSIIGGLFLQEFVDGKPWAHLDIAGTAFTGGESATYAPKGATGSPVRTLLEWLGAL; this is translated from the coding sequence ATGAACGTCTCGCCCCTGCCGCTCAAAGCCCTCGAGTCCGACCACCGCGACCTGGCCGTCTTCGTCTACGAGGACGCCGGTCTGGCCGGCGCCAAGGTCCTTTCCAACGCCGCGAAGGTCGCGCTCAACGCCAAGCTGCACGAGGAGAGCTTCAAGGCCGGGGTCAAGGAGGTGTGCCGGATCGACCTCGACGTCCTGGGCAAGCACCGCCGCGTGTTCGCCGTCGGCCTGGGCAAGAAGAAGGGCTCGAACTCCGAGACTTTCCGCCGGGCGGCCGGATCGCTCCTCGGAGCGATCCGCTCCAAGCGCGAGAAGATCGCGGTCCTCTGCTCCGAGCAGCCGCAGGCGATCGCCGAGGGCCTGCTGCTGGCCTCCTACAAGTTCGAGGAGTACAAGAAGGGCGACGCCGACAAGCTGACCTCCGCGACGATCGTCGTGCAGGACTCCGGCTCGCGCGTCGCGCTCGAGAAGGCCTGCGCCAAGGCGGCGACCTACGCGTCCGCCGTCTCCTTCGCGCGCGACCTCGTCAACCGGGGCCCCTCCGACAAGACGCCGCAGAGCGTCGCCGACCTCGCCTCGACCCTCGAGGGGGCCGGCGTGAGCGTCACCATCCTCGACAAGGTCGCCTGCGCCGACATGGGCATGGGCTCCTTCCTCGGCGTCGCGCGCGGCTCCGCGCAGCCGCCCGTCATGATCCACCTGGTCTACAAGCCCAAGGCCGCGACCAAGAAGCGCGTCGCCATCGTCGGCAAGGGCGTGATGTTCGACTCGGGCGGGCTGTCGCTGAAGCCGGCGCAGTCGATGGAGGACATGAAGTGCGACATGGCCGGCGCCGCCTCCGTCCTCGCCGTGTTCAAGGTCATCGCCGAGCTCAAGCCGAAGGTCGAGGTCCACGGCATCATCGGCGCGACCTACAACATGCCCGGGCCCGACGCCTACAAGCCCGGCGACGTGCTCAAGGCCATGAACGGCAAGACCATCGAGGTCTGGAACACCGACGCCGAGGGCCGGCTGGTCCTCGCCGACGCGCTGTGCCTCGCGGCGAAGCAGGAACCGCAGGCGATCGTCGACCTCGCGACGCTCACCGGCGCGGTCGTCATCGCGCTCGGCTCGAAGGTCGCGGGCATCATGGGAAATGATCCCAAGCTGATCGGCCAGGTGAAGGCCGCCGGCAAGCGCGCCGACGAGGCCTTCTGCGAGCTGCCGCTCGTCGAGGACTACAAGGAGAACATCAAGGGCAACATCGCCGAGCTCCTCAACATCTCCAAGGCGCGCGGCGAGGCCGGCTCCATCATCGGCGGCCTGTTCCTCCAGGAGTTCGTGGACGGCAAGCCGTGGGCCCACCTCGACATCGCCGGCACGGCCTTCACGGGCGGCGAGTCGGCGACCTACGCCCCGAAGGGCGCGACCGGCTCGCCGGTGCGCACCTTGCTCGAGTGGCTGGGGGCGCTGTGA
- the folE gene encoding GTP cyclohydrolase I FolE has protein sequence MSRIKSKAPRLGAEPDIARIESHYKEILADLGEDPRREGLAKTPNRVAKALRELTSGYRVDLDALINEALFTESYDEMVIVRDIAFYSMCEHHMLPFFGRAHVAYLPNKRIIGLSKIPKIVEVFARRLQVQERLTTDVAYTLADKLKPIGVGVIMEARHLCMEMRGAESHHSPTTTSCMLGVFKKDARTRKEFLELVKSRPV, from the coding sequence ATGAGCCGGATCAAGTCCAAGGCGCCGCGCCTCGGCGCCGAGCCGGACATCGCTCGCATCGAAAGCCACTATAAAGAGATCCTCGCCGACCTCGGCGAGGATCCCAGGCGCGAGGGGCTGGCCAAGACCCCCAACCGCGTGGCCAAGGCGCTGCGCGAGCTGACGAGCGGCTACCGCGTGGACCTCGACGCCCTGATCAACGAGGCCCTGTTCACCGAGAGCTACGACGAGATGGTGATCGTGCGCGACATCGCGTTCTACTCGATGTGCGAGCATCACATGCTGCCTTTCTTCGGCCGGGCGCACGTGGCCTACCTGCCGAACAAGAGGATCATCGGGCTCTCGAAGATCCCGAAGATCGTCGAGGTCTTCGCGCGCCGCCTGCAGGTGCAGGAGCGCCTGACGACGGACGTCGCGTACACGCTCGCCGACAAGCTCAAGCCGATCGGCGTCGGCGTCATCATGGAGGCGCGACACCTCTGCATGGAGATGCGCGGCGCGGAGAGCCACCACTCGCCGACGACGACCTCGTGCATGCTCGGCGTGTTCAAGAAGGACGCGCGCACCCGCAAGGAGTTCCTCGAGCTCGTGAAGTCGCGCCCCGTCTAG
- a CDS encoding CDGSH iron-sulfur domain-containing protein, producing the protein MSGIRNKPYVCEEQPGRKAWCACGESEKQPYCDGSHARKNTGKSPIVVELTEAKKVAWCGCRQSKNKPFCDGTHRTLPPLP; encoded by the coding sequence GTGTCCGGCATCCGGAACAAGCCGTACGTGTGCGAGGAGCAGCCGGGCCGAAAGGCCTGGTGCGCGTGCGGCGAGTCGGAGAAGCAGCCCTATTGCGACGGCTCCCACGCGCGCAAGAACACCGGGAAGTCCCCCATCGTCGTGGAGCTCACCGAGGCCAAGAAGGTGGCCTGGTGCGGCTGCCGCCAGTCGAAGAACAAGCCGTTCTGCGACGGGACCCACCGGACCTTGCCGCCGCTGCCTTAA
- a CDS encoding urate hydroxylase PuuD, with translation MSKLEFGFRWLHVFMGIVWIGHLYFFNFVNLQLQGKMDDPTKKLVNPHLMPRALWWFRWGAMVTFLSGLVLFAQIFMYTPDLGWGANLIFKGAEGLTDRARWIMWGMTFGSIMWFNVWFVIWPAQKKLLGGTAGDAAPALRTRAALASRINTYLSAPMLVGMLGAGHAGMPFSYGALLTAALLGLAMIKAAYVHSTFVGQTV, from the coding sequence ATGAGCAAGCTCGAGTTCGGGTTCCGCTGGCTGCACGTGTTCATGGGAATCGTCTGGATCGGTCATCTCTATTTCTTCAACTTCGTCAACCTTCAGCTCCAGGGCAAGATGGACGACCCGACCAAGAAGCTCGTCAACCCCCACCTGATGCCGCGGGCGCTGTGGTGGTTCCGCTGGGGCGCGATGGTCACCTTCCTGTCGGGCCTGGTCCTGTTCGCCCAGATCTTCATGTACACCCCCGACCTCGGCTGGGGCGCGAACCTGATCTTCAAGGGCGCCGAGGGCCTGACCGACCGCGCGCGCTGGATCATGTGGGGCATGACGTTCGGCTCCATCATGTGGTTCAACGTCTGGTTCGTCATCTGGCCCGCGCAGAAGAAGCTCCTCGGCGGCACGGCCGGCGACGCGGCTCCCGCCCTGCGCACCCGCGCGGCGCTGGCGTCGCGCATCAACACCTACCTGTCGGCCCCGATGCTCGTCGGCATGCTCGGCGCCGGCCACGCGGGCATGCCCTTCAGCTACGGGGCGCTGCTGACCGCGGCGCTGCTCGGCCTGGCGATGATCAAGGCCGCGTACGTGCACTCGACCTTCGTCGGGCAGACGGTCTGA